A genome region from Naumovozyma castellii chromosome 5, complete genome includes the following:
- the ECM21 gene encoding Ecm21p (ancestral locus Anc_7.436) gives MPFMSRKSDEKPSNSLQSPKKKEPTFTTKRRRSSTIKGTLSSFLGAGHTDTQATTTATKPTETKPTKPKTKPAKPKAGTSSDSRAPKTNKQRQNTSNSNGRRSPTTLNHKEILNDYLVSQGFLNAKQVSHKNNNNDHLQISMATSGDNVFLPTVSSTDDEYLARLNGFQDEEYEEDAEFMDILSQNNDPQPINNNINNNTNNPTDTTTTTNIHATTEDTIPVSTSAYEMDSSMVSYNVAIILSVDKQINISELQVELCSRVKVFWSTGVPPTKTFNEEFYNLGSTSWNLTADNFDLYIPPHVSTNNQVIANNNSPRTTQLFRNDPLDQRMYLDKTKSKQKFLHRIPMETINVLKPGDYVFILPVIFTNHIPETIYLPSARVSYKIRIGALTLDTHEQKSSDLNLATASTSSSSSASSLKITESESAQPSKGIGNSILKKVKNHLHMPSHINKDEQENKNTNNEIFAEVPIKVIRTPPPISISTANKPIYINRVWTDSLAYEISFAQKYVSLNSEVPIKIKLAPMVKNICIKRIKISITEKVTFVSKNYEFEYDQVDPVAKDPYNPYYLDFASKRKKERNLTLLEVRTKEKGGRALREEIVENSYNDNLLAYTTIDAGSDRDGVNMVSLTEPLTLETKLEFPKYEDLDRRSAKVIPPYGVDLYSNVPNSENVSNENHHRPSVISFLSGHSSMKKGSTEEADEPAGVYDPKFHETKFRTNSGTQVKHHTRINKAKRGLYLDSLHFSNIHSKHKLEIMLRISKPDPDNSQKLRHYEVLIDTPIFLVSELCNSGNMELPTYHMATTGSSVSNETRLTPPPTFEEVISVPGSPIGSPIGSPDLEAQYEADISSIRQLSLSRSDSASSQGGQCDTRSSLTLNSSSTAGQLPLGDGNPRFNNLDVLLCSPSPVHRSNTLPNSGKSKNKDTTALFKEGYTLKGKTENDEISRPTSPPAYEEATKNQ, from the coding sequence ATGCCCTTTATGTCTCGAAAGTCAGACGAGAAGCCCTCCAATTCGTTGCAATCgccaaagaagaaagaaccTACATTTACGACAAAGAGAAGACGCTCCTCCACCATTAAGGGCACCCTTTCCTCCTTTCTAGGAGCTGGACATACTGACACACAAGCAACGACAACTGCAACGAAGCCAACGGAAACAAAACCTACTAAACCAAAAACAAAACCTGCAAAACCGAAAGCAGGAACCTCTAGTGATTCTCGGGCACCTAAAACTAATAAACAGCGACAAAACACATCTAATAGCAATGGTAGGAGAAGTCCCACCACTTTGAATCATAAGGAGATATTAAACGATTATTTGGTATCACAGGGTTTCCTGAACGCCAAACAGGTCTCTCATaagaacaataataatgaccATTTACAAATATCAATGGCTACAAGCGGTGATAATGTCTTCTTGCCCACTGTTTCTTCCACGGATGACGAATATTTGGCAAGATTGAATGGATTCCAAGATGAAGAGTACGAAGAGGACGCCGAATTCATGGATATATTGAGTCAGAACAATGACCCACAACctataaataataacattaataataatactaataatcCAACAGATACAACCACCacaacaaatattcatGCTACTACAGAAGATACAATACCGGTATCCACATCAGCTTACGAAATGGATAGTTCCATGGTGTCATATAACGTCGCAATTATCCTCTCCGTTgataaacaaataaacatttCAGAATTACAAGTGGAATTATGTTCCAGAGTGAAAGTCTTTTGGAGTACAGGTGTGCCACCAACAAAGACGttcaatgaagaattttatAACTTAGGATCCACTTCATGGAATTTAACCGCTGATAACTTCGATTTATATATTCCACCACATGTTTCCACTAATAATCAGGTCAttgcaaataataattctcCAAGAACCACTCAATTATTCAGGAACGACCCATTGGACCAAAGAATGTACCTCGATAAGACAAAATCTAAGCAAAAGTTTCTACATAGGATTCCCATGGAAACAATAAATGTCTTGAAACCAGGTGATTATGTCTTTATATTACCTGTAATTTTTACAAACCATATCCCTGAAACCATATATTTACCCTCGGCAAGAGTAAGCTATAAAATACGAATAGGAGCATTAACTTTGGATACTCATGAACAAAAATCCTCAGATTTGAATCTGGCAACCGCATCGACAAGCTCATCATCCTCAGCATCATCCCTAAAGATTACAGAAAGTGAATCTGCGCAACCATCAAAAGGGATTGGCAATTCcatattgaagaaggttAAAAATCATTTACATATGCCCTCACATATCAATAAGGACGAACAAGAAAACAAGAATaccaataatgaaatttttgcTGAAGTACCCATCAAAGTCATAAGAACACCACCACCCATATCTATCTCTACGGCAAATAAACCAATATACATCAATAGAGTATGGACAGATTCATTAGCGTATGAAATATCTTTTGCCCAAAAATATGTGTCCTTAAATAGTGAAGTCCCCATTAAAATCAAATTGGCTCCCATGGTTAAGAATATCTGTATCAAGAGAATTAAAATAAGCATTACGGAGAAAGTAACTTTTGTCAGTAAGAATtatgaatttgaatatgatCAAGTGGATCCAGTTGCTAAGGATCCTTATAATCCTTATTATCTGGATTTTGCTTCGAAAAGGAAAAAGGAACGTAATTTGACTTTACTGGAGGTAAGAACAAAGGAAAAGGGAGGTCGTGCACTTCGGGAGGAAATAGTAGAAAATAGTTATAATGATAACCTATTGGCATATACCACGATCGATGCAGGTTCTGACAGAGACGGAGTAAACATGGTAAGTTTGACAGAACCACTCACTTTGGAGACCAAGTTAGAATTCCCCAAATATGAGGACCTAGATAGAAGATCTGCCAAGGTCATACCGCCTTATGGTGTTGATCTTTATTCAAATGTGCCCAATAGCGAAAATGTATCAAATGAAAACCATCATAGACCTAGTGTGATAAGTTTCCTAAGTGGTCATTCCTCAATGAAGAAAGGTTCAACTGAAGAAGCTGATGAACCTGCTGGTGTGTATGATCCCAAATTTCACGAAACAAAATTTAGAACCAACTCAGGAACACAAGTAAAGCACCACACGAGGATAAACAAGGCGAAAAGAGGATTATATTTGGATAGCTTACATTTCAGTAATATTCACAGTAAAcataaattggaaatcatGCTAAGGATAAGCAAACCGGACCCAGATAATTCTCAAAAACTAAGACATTACGAAGTGTTAATCGACACACCAATATTTCTCGTCTCTGAACTTTGTAACAGTGGTAATATGGAATTACCGACGTACCACATGGCCACTACTGGTTCATCTGTGTCCAATGAAACAAGGCTAACACCTCCACCcacttttgaagaagtcATATCAGTGCCTGGATCTCCCATTGGGTCCCCAATAGGATCACCTGATTTGGAAGCTCAATATGAGGCGGATATTTCCTCCATTCGTCAATTGAGTTTATCTAGATCAGATTCTGCAAGTAGCCAAGGTGGTCAATGTGATACGAGAAGTTCGCTGACGTTAAATTCTTCCAGTACGGCGGGACAACTTCCGCTAGGTGATGGAAATCCACGCTTCAATAACCTTGATGTCCTATTATGTTCACCTTCGCCTGTTCACAGGTCTAATACCTTACCGAATTCAGGGAAATCGAAGAATAAGGACACAACAGCATTATTTAAAGAGGGATATACGCTGAAGGGTAAGACAGAGAACGACGAGATAAGTAGACCAACGTCCCCTCCAGCTTACGAAGAGGCCACGaagaatcaataa
- the SFT2 gene encoding Sft2p (ancestral locus Anc_7.437) — protein sequence MSEPSSTNQFRDALSRWNNSRTQTSQAEESNAGSFFSRLSENLNTRANDVYQRLPMTRQDLMQNTEEPSWFSLSRTERLILFVCFLLGAAACFTLCIFLFPVLAIKPRKFGLLWSMGSLLFVLAFGVFMGPFAYLKHLTSKERLPFTVFFFTTCFLTIYFAAFMKSTILTIPCAVLQLIAVLYYAISYFPFGGTGLRMLSSMGLSTARGALRI from the coding sequence ATGTCAGAACCATCTAGTACAAACCAGTTTCGTGATGCATTGAGCAGGTGGAATAATTCTCGTACACAAACCAGCCAAGCAGAGGAATCTAATGCCGGGTCCTTCTTTAGTCGACTATCAGAGAATTTGAACACAAGGGCTAATGATGTCTACCAAAGGTTGCCAATGACAAGACAGGATTTAATGCAAAATACTGAAGAACCATCCTGGTTCTCACTTTCCAGGACTGAACGATTGATTTTATTCGTCTGTTTCCTCCTGGGAGCAGCTGCCTGCTTCACACTATGTATATTCCTCTTCCCCGTATTGGCTATCAAACCTAGGAAATTCGGCCTTCTATGGTCAATGGGGTCgttattatttgtattgGCATTCGGTGTATTCATGGGACCTTTCGCCTATTTAAAACATTTAACTTCAAAGGAAAGATTACCCTTCActgtcttcttcttcactaCTTGTTTCCTAACTATTTACTTTGCTGCCTTTATGAAAAGTACCATTTTAACTATCCCATGTGCAGTGTTACAATTGATTGCTGTTCTATATTATGCTATTTCATATTTCCCATTCGGTGGAACAGGTCTCAGAATGCTAAGTTCCATGGGGTTAAGCACTGCTAGAGGTGCCCTAAGAATCTAA
- the RTG3 gene encoding Rtg3p (ancestral locus Anc_7.438), whose translation MSRYSLPLFDQLVQCCLRGISDTLLSIRISEPNTRNPTVTLPNTIMNQNDNPHDNENQRLLDELMNQYHDNSNSLPMSTSFHNEYDFMQFQNNHNDQVYPGATPAQQHEKLSYMNKTNNNGDTSFMSQNQFTSHHGSIADAEPAASFLDDMFTTSNIPPSTSLSHHGQSFSQSVQSETTHNIPQQETTNVNTKDLLFQPGDDAMFNYADELGSSLSSSVNSEMLQSDYSSSFSFNPHPLEVNSLTSTFSPNIRSPSSSLRPGSFVTNSLRYGTSVNANNNNGPASSLMAVHTPKTRTTSISSNVDGLMMSNSLSKSTLSHLTAEEKLRRKREFHNAVERRRRELIKQKIKELGNLVPPYLLHYDSTTGKQIKTNKGVILNKSVEYVVFLQTVLKQQDNKRGQLLNKINELEGKMGGLSISTSTEHNSMDNTNNDNPVVEKEGIQVSHSPYISNSENEVHTETPQRGNDDLQEFLSGAVIEAEDNVKLMFGADNSNPADYLLEFEP comes from the coding sequence ATGTCGAGATACTCACTTCCATTGTTTGACCAACTCGTACAGTGCTGCCTAAGAGGTATAAGCGATACTCTGCTGTCTATACGCATTTCGGAACCGAACACGAGGAACCCAACCGTTACTTTACCTAATACTATAATGAACCAGAACGATAATCCGCATGACAACGAAAATCAACGTCTTCTAGATGAACTCATGAATCAATATCACGACAACTCAAATTCCTTACCTATGTCAACATCGTTCCACAATGAGTACGACTTCATGcagtttcaaaataatcaCAATGATCAGGTGTATCCTGGAGCTACGCCTGCTCAGCAACACGAGAAGCTCTCTTATATGAATAAGACGAATAACAATGGAGACACCAGTTTTATGTCTCAAAACCAGTTTACCTCTCATCATGGGAGTATAGCCGATGCAGAACCTGCTGCATCGTTTCTAGATGACATGTTTACCACATCTAACATCCCACCAAGCACCTCATTGAGTCACCATGGACAATCTTTCAGTCAAAGCGTACAGAGCGAAACAACCCACAATATACCACAACAGGAGACCACCAATGTTAATACCAAGGACCTTTTATTTCAACCAGGCGATGATGCAATGTTTAATTATGCAGATGAACTGGGTTCATCATTAAGTTCGAGTGTAAATTCAGAGATGTTACAATCGGACTATTCTTCGTCATTCTCCTTTAATCCACATCCACTAGAGGTTAACTCGCTAACGTCAACATTCTCACCTAATATAAGATCTCCAAGCTCATCTCTTCGACCAGGCTCGTTCGtaacaaattcattaagaTACGGTACCAGTGTGAAtgccaataataataatggcCCAGCTTCCTCTTTAATGGCTGTACATACGCCAAAAACCAGAACAACGTCCATATCGAGTAATGTAGATGGGTTAATGATGTCCAATAGTTTATCGAAATCTACTCTATCACATCTGACTGCAGAGGAAAAATTAAGACGTAAGAGAGAATTTCATAACGCTGTGGAAAGGAGAAGACGTGAATtaataaaacaaaagatTAAGGAATTGGGGAACTTGGTACCACCTTATCTCCTACATTATGATTCTACAACGGGGAAGCAAATCAAGACTAATAAGGGAGTCATACTGAATAAATCTGTGGAATACGTTGTATTCCTGCAGACAGTTTTAAAACAACAGGATAATAAGAGGGGGCAATtgttaaataaaataaatgaattggaagGTAAAATGGGGGGTCTCAGTATATCCACGTCAACAGAACACAACTCGATGGATAATaccaataatgataaccCAGTCGTTGAGAAGGAGGGCATCCAAGTGAGTCATTCACCATACATATCAAACTCTGAGAATGAGGTACATACTGAAACTCCACAGAGGGGCAATGATGACTTACAGGAATTCTTATCAGGAGCAGTCATAGAGGCCGAAGATAACGTTAAACTAATGTTTGGTGCAGATAACTCGAATCCAGCAGATTACCTTCTAGAATTTGAACCTTAA
- the SEA4 gene encoding Sea4p (ancestral locus Anc_7.440), giving the protein MGLIKKVTSWSYDNLIDYLSVNPTRDEVTHYKVDPNDESDESITKLHTVKDFGNITCLDYSHSDIGLVGVGEKNGHVRLFDILSGDADEEGEEGVGLSLRAKQQRCINALGISANGLVAMGLDRNRNDASLQVWDINYQSMDSDIVNASFSYCVNESIVSLKFLNDTNLLVASTKFIKEIDVRSPQPAYQYPSRLSYDIKLNPFNDWQFSTYGDDGTLSIWDRRRLVGEINDQNLPILTFEKLVGTGAASRKYMNSCFRWSSTRNKEFATLHRGDTIKIWRLGSDMGESTNVDEVENLFVSTVHDINTTFDRVATFDYIPVDDYRSSLICMRQSGTVYRMPIKQSYSKAIFNYTNSLLIATAELPEIDEIRVSQGGTESNAENVVTTLKNLSFEDLDVGEDYLPELEMSNNGGMIYDDRTEKNGSRTQDNGSEDQNNEESRDDESDHHYYLDMESSTSQNDSYAVYWKAEKLLQKDISVIMKARAELGYGLDPMATVETIDKSKIFQNNAYIRNTWRWLAIAKAAVDDGTMVSGDLDLGYQGVLGIWNGFEGISDQNRYREDSILTDKQLNKEMEKIIRSRKKEKESRGYRTPLSRFADSPKHIQRKLCLIISGWDLSPTDYEEKYKIIMKNGNYEKAAAWAVFFGDIPKAVEILSSSKKERLSLIATAIAGYMAYKDQPGNNPWRQQCRKMSSELEDPYLRVIFAFIADNDWWDILYEPAISLRERLGVALRFLNDVDLSKFLQRTSSTVIANGELEGLILTGITPSGIDLLQSYVSKTCDIQSAALVSVFGSPKYFYDKRVDEWIQTYRVMLNSWELFSMRAKFDVLRIKLSRTNTGRITAQPKPRQLYIQCMNCKKNINNPSSGYPTSHKGSSAGVSTNNIYESAEKDNLSNKTQYRYACPHCGTPFPRCAICLMPLGTSNLPFIINGVDHDQGEKDSERRDVSGSYSNDEASIFEQSIDLAESKNIQRRRKLNLNEWFSFCLSCNHGMHSGHSDEWFAKHSMCPTPGCSCQCNK; this is encoded by the coding sequence ATGGGTTTGATTAAGAAAGTGACCTCTTGGTCCTATGATAACCTAATCGATTATCTTTCGGTGAACCCAACTAGAGATGAAGTTACGCATTATAAAGTGGATCCCAATGACGAGTCTGACGAGTCAATTACAAAGTTGCATACTGTGAAGGATTTTGGGAACATTACCTGTCTAGATTATTCTCATTCTGATATCGGATTGGTTGGAGTAGGTGAAAAGAACGGTCATGTAAGGCTATTTGATATCTTATCTGGAGATGCGGATGAGGAGGGAGAAGAGGGAGTAGGTCTCTCTCTAAGAGCTAAGCAACAAAGATGTATCAATGCATTAGGAATTAGCGCCAATGGATTGGTTGCAATGGGATTAGATAGAAACAGAAATGATGCATCTTTGCAAGTTTGGGATATCAATTATCAAAGTATGGATTCCGATATCGTTAACGCATCGTTTAGCTATTGTGTGAATGAGAGTATAGTATCGttgaaattcttaaatGATACAAACTTGTTGGTAGCAAGTACTAAATTTATAAAGGAAATTGACGTTAGAAGTCCTCAACCTGCTTATCAATATCCAAGTAGACTTTCATATGATATCAAATTAAATCCTTTCAATGATTGGCAGTTTAGTACTTATGGTGACGATGGGACACTATCAATTTGGGATAGAAGGAGGTTAGTTGGCGAAATTAATGACCAAAACCTTCCGATCCTCACCTTTGAGAAATTGGTGGGCACTGGGGCAGCctcaagaaaatatatgaacTCATGTTTCCGATGGTCATCTACCagaaataaagaatttgcCACTTTACATAGAGGTGATACCATTAAAATTTGGAGATTAGGTTCTGATATGGGTGAATCTACTAATGttgatgaagttgaaaaCCTGTTTGTCTCAACTGTTCATGACATCAATACAACCTTCGACAGAGTCGCAACATTTGATTATATCCCGGTTGACGACTATCGTTCAAGTCTAATTTGTATGAGACAGTCTGGTACTGTATACAGAATGCCCATCAAGCAAAGCTATTCCAAAgccattttcaattataCAAATTCCTTATTAATCGCGACTGCAGAACTTCCTGAAATAGATGAAATACGCGTTAGTCAAGGTGGAACAGAATCAAATGCAGAAAATGTGGTTACcactttgaagaatttatcgTTTGAGGATTTGGATGTAGGTGAAGATTATCTACCAGAACTAGAAATGAGTAATAACGGTGGTATGATTTATGATGATAGaactgaaaaaaatggtTCAAGAACACAAGATAATGGCTCTGAAGATCAAAATAACGAAGAGTCCAGGGATGATGAAAGTGaccatcattattatttagaTATGGAAAGTTCAACAAGTCAAAATGATTCGTATGCGGTATACTGGAAGGCAGAAAAACTGCTTCAGAAGGATATTAGTGTAATAATGAAAGCAAGAGCTGAGCTTGGTTATGGACTTGATCCAATGGCTACAGTGGAAACAATTGACAAgtcaaaaattttccaaaacaaTGCATATATAAGAAACACTTGGAGATGGTTGGCTATTGCCAAAGCTGCTGTTGACGATGGGACGATGGTTTCTGGTGATTTGGATCTTGGATACCAAGGTGTGTTGGGTATATGGAACGGATTCGAAGGTATTTCAGATCAAAACAGGTACAGAGAAGACTCAATTTTAACGGACAAACAACTAAATAaggaaatggaaaaaataaTACGATCAaggaaaaaagaaaaggagaGTCGAGGTTACAGGACACCATTATCAAGGTTTGCTGATTCTCCCAAGcatattcaaagaaaattatgtttaataatatcagGTTGGGATCTTTCTCCAACAGACTACGAAGagaaatataaaattataatgaagaatggGAATTATGAAAAGGCAGCGGCATGGGCTGTCTTTTTTGGAGATATACCGAAGGCTGTTGAAATATTGAGCTCTTCCAAGAAGGAAAGGCTAAGTTTAATAGCTACCGCTATTGCTGGTTATATGGCATACAAGGACCAACCAGGAAATAATCCATGGAGACAACAATGTAGAAAGATGTCATCTGAGCTAGAAGATCCATACTTACGTGTGATTTTTGCATTTATTGCAGACAACGATTGGTGGGATATACTTTATGAACCAGCAATATCATTACGAGAAAGGCTAGGCGTTGCACTGAGGTTTTTAAATGATGTTGATTTGTCCAAATTTTTACAAAGAACTTCATCAACCGTAATTGCAAATGGGGAATTGGAAGGTCTAATTTTAACTGGGATTACGCCTAGTGGGATTGATCTTTTACAATCCTATGTGAGTAAGACATGTGATATTCAAAGTGCTGCTTTAGTTTCAGTTTTCGGTTCCCCAAAGTACTTCTATGATAAGAGGGTTGATGAGTGGATTCAAACGTACAGAGTTATGCTAAATTCTTGGGAACTTTTTTCCATGAGAGCTAAATTTGATGTCTTAAGAATTAAGCTTTCCCGAACTAACACGGGAAGGATTACAGCGCAACCCAAGCCCCGTCAATTATATATCCAATGCATGAACtgtaaaaaaaatatcaacaaTCCATCTTCCGGATATCCAACTTCACATAAGGGAAGTTCTGCTGGCGTATCCACTAACAATATTTATGAAAGCGCCGAGAAGGATAACCTATCAAATAAGACCCAATATAGGTATGCGTGCCCTCATTGTGGAACACCATTCCCTCGATGTGCTATTTGTTTGATGCCATTGGGTACCTCAAATCTTCCCTTTATTATAAATGGAGTTGATCATGATCAGGGTGAGAAGGATTCTGAGAGGAGAGATGTGTCGGGCTCGTACAGTAATGACGAGGCTTCCATCTTCGAGCAGTCCATAGATCTTGCCGAGTCCAAGAATATTCAACGAAGGAGAAAATTGAATCTGAATGAATGGTTCAGTTTCTGTTTAAGCTGCAACCATGGGATGCACTCCGGACATTCGGACGAGTGGTTTGCAAAACATTCGATGTGCCCTACCCCTGGATGCAGTTGTCAATGTAATAAATAG